A DNA window from Mycolicibacter hiberniae contains the following coding sequences:
- a CDS encoding class I SAM-dependent methyltransferase, translating to MKSTNPPGDPTETPPGAATLTLTGERTIPGLDVENYWFRRHEVVYRQLAPRCSGRDVLEAGCGEGYGADLIADVARRVIGLDYDDAAVAHVQARYPRVEAVQGNLAELPLPDAAVDVVVNFQVIEHLWDQAQFIAECARVLRPGGLLMISTPNRITFSPGRDTPINPFHTRELNAGELTELLREGGFDMAGMFGVFHGPALQRMDARHGGSIIDAQIARAVADAPWPPELLADVAAVTSDDFDILEAAERNIDDSLDLVAIAVRP from the coding sequence ATGAAATCTACGAATCCCCCCGGGGACCCCACCGAGACGCCGCCCGGCGCCGCCACGCTGACGCTGACCGGGGAGCGCACCATCCCCGGACTCGACGTCGAGAACTACTGGTTCCGGCGACACGAGGTGGTCTACCGGCAGCTCGCACCTCGCTGCAGCGGTCGCGACGTCCTCGAGGCCGGCTGCGGCGAAGGTTACGGCGCCGACCTGATCGCCGATGTCGCACGACGGGTGATCGGCCTCGACTACGACGACGCTGCGGTGGCCCACGTACAGGCGCGCTACCCGCGGGTGGAGGCCGTCCAGGGGAATCTGGCCGAGTTGCCGCTGCCTGATGCCGCCGTGGATGTCGTGGTCAACTTCCAGGTCATCGAGCACCTGTGGGATCAGGCGCAGTTCATCGCCGAATGCGCCCGGGTGCTGCGGCCCGGCGGCCTGCTGATGATCTCCACCCCCAACCGGATCACCTTCTCTCCCGGCCGCGACACCCCGATCAACCCCTTCCACACCCGCGAACTCAACGCCGGCGAGCTGACCGAGCTGCTGCGCGAGGGCGGCTTCGACATGGCGGGCATGTTCGGCGTCTTCCATGGTCCGGCGCTGCAGCGCATGGATGCCCGGCACGGCGGGTCGATCATCGACGCCCAGATCGCCCGGGCGGTCGCCGACGCGCCGTGGCCGCCGGAGTTGCTGGCCGATGTCGCCGCGGTCACCAGCGACGACTTCGACATCCTGGAAGCCGCCGAACGCAACATCGACGACAGCCTGGATCTGGTGGCGATCGCGGTGCGCCCGTGA
- a CDS encoding 1,4-alpha-glucan branching protein domain-containing protein translates to MFTLVLHTHLPWLAHHGRWPVGEEWLYQSWSAAYLPLIRVLRSLAAEGRRNLLTLGVTPVVAAQLDDPYCLDGMHHWLANWQLRATQATTLPDIRPFGLRECAVAEQALEEFGLLWRHGASPLLRELAQAETVELLGGPLAHPFQPLLAPRLRQFALREGLADAQARLANTPTGIWAPECAYTPGLETEYAAAGVTHFMVDGPSLHGDTTLGRPVGDSGVIAFGRDLSVSYRVWSPKSGYPGHEAYRDFHTYDHRTGLKPSRVTGRNVAPEQKAPYDPQRADAAIDAHVADFVSVVRKRLQAESQRIGRPAHVVAAFDTELFGHWWYEGPTWLGRVLRALPEAGIRVGTLSDAISAGFVGQPVELPPSSWGSGKDWRVWAGEKVADLVQLNAEVTETALGAVDKALAQSATPSGPTPRDRVADQILREALLTVSSDWPFMVSKDSAADYARYRAQLHAHATREIADALAGGHRDTAARLADGWNRADGLFGALDARRLPR, encoded by the coding sequence ATGTTCACCCTGGTGCTGCACACCCATCTGCCTTGGCTGGCACACCACGGCCGCTGGCCGGTCGGCGAAGAATGGCTCTACCAGTCCTGGTCGGCGGCGTACCTGCCGTTGATCCGGGTACTGCGGAGCCTGGCCGCCGAAGGCCGGCGCAACCTCCTCACGCTCGGCGTGACACCGGTGGTCGCGGCCCAACTCGACGATCCCTACTGCCTGGACGGAATGCACCACTGGCTGGCGAATTGGCAGCTGCGCGCCACCCAGGCCACGACACTGCCCGACATCCGCCCGTTCGGGCTGCGGGAATGCGCCGTCGCCGAGCAGGCCCTCGAGGAGTTCGGGTTGCTGTGGCGCCACGGCGCCAGCCCGCTGTTGCGCGAACTGGCGCAGGCCGAAACGGTGGAATTGCTCGGCGGTCCGCTCGCCCACCCGTTCCAGCCGCTGCTGGCGCCCCGGCTGCGCCAGTTCGCACTGCGGGAGGGCCTGGCCGACGCCCAGGCGCGGCTGGCCAATACGCCCACCGGCATCTGGGCTCCGGAGTGCGCCTACACCCCCGGCTTGGAGACCGAGTACGCGGCTGCCGGCGTCACGCACTTCATGGTCGACGGACCGTCGCTGCACGGCGACACCACGCTGGGCCGGCCGGTGGGCGACTCCGGCGTGATCGCGTTCGGCCGTGACCTGTCGGTCAGCTACCGGGTGTGGTCGCCGAAGTCCGGTTATCCCGGGCATGAGGCCTACCGCGATTTCCACACCTATGACCACCGCACCGGGCTGAAGCCGTCACGCGTGACGGGCCGCAACGTCGCGCCCGAGCAGAAGGCACCGTATGACCCGCAGCGCGCCGACGCCGCGATCGACGCCCACGTCGCCGACTTCGTCTCGGTGGTCCGCAAGCGGCTGCAGGCGGAGTCGCAACGGATCGGGCGCCCGGCGCATGTGGTCGCGGCCTTCGACACCGAGCTGTTCGGCCACTGGTGGTATGAGGGACCGACCTGGCTGGGCCGGGTGCTGCGGGCCCTGCCGGAAGCGGGGATCCGCGTCGGCACCCTCTCGGACGCGATCAGCGCCGGCTTCGTCGGTCAGCCGGTGGAACTGCCGCCCAGTTCGTGGGGCTCGGGCAAGGATTGGCGGGTGTGGGCCGGCGAGAAGGTCGCCGACTTGGTGCAGCTCAACGCCGAGGTGACCGAGACGGCCCTGGGCGCCGTCGACAAGGCCCTGGCACAGTCGGCGACGCCGTCTGGTCCCACTCCGCGCGACCGGGTCGCCGATCAGATCCTGCGTGAGGCCCTGCTGACGGTGTCCAGCGACTGGCCGTTCATGGTCAGCAAGGACTCCGCGGCCGACTACGCCCGCTACCGCGCGCAGTTGCATGCGCACGCCACCCGGGAGATCGCCGACGCCCTGGCCGGCGGGCACCGGGACACCGCCGCACGCCTGGCCGACGGCTGGAATCGGGCCGACGGCCTGTTCGGCGCCCTCGATGCCCGTAGGCTGCCACGGTGA
- a CDS encoding glycosyltransferase family 4 protein, producing MKILMVSWEYPPVVIGGLGRHVHHLSTALAAAGHDVVVLCRRPDGTDPSTHPSSDEISEGVRVVAAAQDPHEFSFGTDMMAWTLAMGHSMVRPGLALKIDGGQSVWRPDLVHAHDWLVAHPAITLAEFYDVPLVSTIHATEAGRHSGWVSGALSRQVHAVESWLVRESDSLITCSASMRDEITDLFGPGLAETTVIRNGIDAARWPFAQRQPRSDPPELLFVGRLEYEKGVHDIIAALPRIRRAHPGTTLTVAGDGTQQDWLVECARKNRVLKATRFIGRVDHDELLKLLHRADVAALPSHYEPFGLAALEAAAAGTPLVVADVGGLGEAVIDGETGVSCPPRDVPALAAAVCRVLDDPAAAQRRAVAARERLSSDFDWHTVAEETAQVYLAAKRRERDPQPRRPIIEHALPDR from the coding sequence GTGAAGATCCTGATGGTGTCGTGGGAATACCCGCCGGTGGTGATCGGCGGACTGGGTCGCCATGTTCATCACCTGTCGACCGCGCTGGCCGCAGCCGGACACGACGTGGTCGTACTGTGCCGGCGCCCCGACGGCACCGACCCGAGCACGCACCCGTCCTCTGATGAGATCAGCGAGGGTGTGCGGGTGGTTGCCGCCGCGCAGGACCCCCACGAGTTCTCCTTCGGTACCGACATGATGGCCTGGACGCTGGCGATGGGCCATTCGATGGTCCGCCCCGGACTGGCGCTGAAGATCGATGGCGGCCAAAGCGTGTGGCGTCCCGATCTGGTGCACGCCCACGACTGGCTGGTGGCACATCCGGCGATCACCCTCGCCGAGTTCTATGACGTGCCGCTGGTTTCCACCATCCATGCCACGGAGGCCGGACGGCACTCCGGCTGGGTGTCGGGAGCGTTGAGCCGCCAGGTGCACGCGGTGGAGTCGTGGCTGGTCCGCGAATCCGATTCACTGATCACCTGTTCGGCGTCGATGCGTGATGAGATTACCGACCTGTTCGGTCCCGGGCTCGCCGAGACCACCGTGATCCGTAATGGAATCGACGCCGCGCGTTGGCCTTTCGCCCAACGACAGCCGCGCAGCGACCCCCCCGAGCTGTTGTTCGTCGGGCGTCTCGAATACGAGAAGGGCGTCCACGACATCATCGCGGCCCTGCCCCGGATCCGGCGCGCTCACCCGGGCACCACGTTGACCGTCGCGGGCGACGGTACCCAGCAGGACTGGCTGGTCGAGTGCGCCCGAAAGAACCGGGTGCTCAAGGCAACCCGGTTCATCGGCCGGGTCGACCATGACGAGTTGCTGAAACTGCTGCATCGGGCCGATGTGGCCGCGCTGCCCAGCCACTACGAGCCGTTCGGCCTGGCGGCACTCGAGGCCGCCGCCGCCGGCACTCCGCTGGTGGTGGCCGACGTCGGCGGACTGGGCGAGGCGGTCATCGACGGCGAGACCGGCGTGTCCTGCCCGCCGCGCGACGTGCCGGCCCTGGCCGCCGCGGTGTGCCGCGTGCTCGATGACCCCGCGGCGGCTCAACGTCGCGCCGTGGCGGCCAGGGAACGGCTCAGCTCCGACTTCGACTGGCACACCGTCGCCGAGGAGACGGCCCAGGTGTACCTGGCGGCCAAGCGCCGCGAGCGCGACCCGCAGCCCCGCCGGCCGATCATCGAACACGCGCTGCCCGACCGGTAG
- a CDS encoding alpha/beta hydrolase, which translates to MTGPVRQPRGVGALAAGATWAAEPPPSRTVLHGAADPQVAAALLATRDGAAGAPQPAVGDVVTRRANAGHTFRQVLATRPPVTGVEVDEFSCGNGADRLALRWYRRAGTAGPGSAVLYLHGGGMILDWAHVGALYDAAVRGYVAASGVPMLAVAYRVAPEFPHPTPLQDCYAALCWLREHARELGVDPARLAVMGDSAGGGLAAGVSMLARDRGGPAIAAQLLIYPMLDDRTRDGGAPGPALCTWSYQDNATGWAALLGERAADGYAAPARADELGGLPPTYIDVGGLDIFAAEDIAFAHRLLAAGVGVELHVHPGCPHAFDLLAPDADVSKRVVAHRLRYLGSL; encoded by the coding sequence GTGACCGGTCCGGTGAGGCAGCCCCGAGGCGTCGGCGCGCTGGCGGCAGGTGCGACGTGGGCAGCTGAACCGCCGCCGAGCAGAACGGTTTTGCACGGCGCAGCCGACCCCCAGGTGGCCGCCGCACTGCTGGCGACGCGAGACGGCGCCGCCGGCGCGCCGCAGCCCGCGGTGGGCGACGTCGTGACACGCCGGGCAAACGCGGGCCACACGTTCCGGCAGGTGCTGGCCACGCGGCCGCCGGTGACCGGCGTTGAGGTCGACGAGTTCTCGTGCGGCAACGGCGCCGACAGGCTTGCCTTGCGCTGGTATCGCAGGGCCGGTACGGCCGGACCCGGCAGCGCGGTGCTGTACCTGCACGGCGGCGGGATGATCCTGGACTGGGCGCATGTGGGTGCGTTGTACGACGCGGCGGTGCGCGGCTATGTCGCTGCCTCCGGAGTGCCGATGCTGGCGGTGGCTTACCGCGTCGCCCCGGAATTCCCGCATCCGACTCCGCTGCAGGACTGCTACGCGGCACTGTGCTGGCTGCGCGAACACGCCCGCGAGCTGGGCGTCGACCCGGCCCGGCTGGCGGTGATGGGTGACAGCGCGGGCGGCGGACTGGCCGCGGGTGTGAGCATGCTGGCCCGGGACCGGGGCGGGCCGGCGATCGCCGCCCAGCTGTTGATCTACCCGATGCTCGACGACCGGACCCGTGATGGCGGCGCGCCGGGCCCAGCCCTGTGCACCTGGAGCTACCAGGACAACGCCACGGGCTGGGCGGCGCTGCTGGGCGAGCGCGCCGCCGACGGCTATGCCGCACCGGCCCGTGCGGACGAGCTGGGCGGCCTACCGCCGACCTACATCGATGTCGGCGGGCTGGACATCTTCGCCGCCGAGGACATCGCCTTCGCCCACCGGCTGCTGGCCGCGGGCGTCGGAGTCGAATTGCATGTCCACCCCGGCTGCCCCCACGCGTTCGACCTGCTGGCGCCCGATGCCGACGTGTCGAAACGCGTTGTCGCGCATCGGCTGAGGTATCTGGGTTCGCTGTAG
- a CDS encoding LLM class flavin-dependent oxidoreductase — MPLLSALRLNMTNVPGAGNAERYRAALDMAAYADANGVTAIGCEEHHLAATGWLPAPLMMAAAVAGATRNIRISVNALLVPLYHPVRLAEDIAVLDHLSAGRVSYVAGIGYRRVEYHAVGRDFRRRGRVMDECLEVLLKAWGDQPFDYQGHLVDVTPKPYTKPHPVLFLGGMSAAAARRAARFGLPFSPPMPMPQIEAVYRDELARLGKQGFVFSPENGNTVTHLTTDPESAWARCGRYFLHEATEYSSWAVPDVPRPNESPAATLDELRASAKVEVLTPEQLIAQCRAGRTGVTVHPLIGGLPLDEGWESLRLLAERVLPALQP; from the coding sequence ATGCCGCTACTGAGTGCACTGCGCCTGAACATGACCAACGTTCCCGGTGCCGGCAATGCCGAACGCTACCGGGCGGCGCTGGACATGGCCGCCTACGCCGACGCCAACGGGGTGACCGCGATCGGTTGCGAAGAACATCATCTGGCCGCCACCGGCTGGCTGCCCGCGCCGCTGATGATGGCCGCCGCCGTCGCCGGGGCCACCCGCAACATCCGCATCAGCGTCAACGCGCTGTTGGTGCCGCTCTACCATCCGGTCCGCCTTGCCGAAGACATTGCGGTACTGGATCACCTGTCCGCGGGCCGGGTCAGCTACGTCGCCGGTATCGGTTACCGCCGGGTGGAGTACCACGCCGTCGGCAGAGACTTCCGGCGACGCGGCCGGGTGATGGACGAATGCCTCGAAGTGCTGCTCAAGGCTTGGGGCGACCAGCCGTTCGACTACCAGGGCCACCTGGTGGACGTGACGCCCAAGCCGTACACCAAACCCCATCCCGTGTTGTTTCTCGGTGGGATGAGCGCCGCGGCCGCCCGCCGCGCCGCCCGGTTCGGCTTGCCGTTCTCCCCGCCCATGCCGATGCCCCAGATCGAAGCGGTGTATCGGGATGAACTGGCACGCTTGGGCAAACAGGGGTTTGTGTTCAGTCCCGAGAACGGCAACACCGTGACGCATCTGACCACCGACCCGGAGTCGGCGTGGGCCCGGTGCGGCAGATACTTCCTGCACGAGGCGACCGAGTACAGCTCCTGGGCGGTGCCAGACGTGCCGCGTCCCAACGAGAGCCCGGCCGCCACCCTCGATGAGCTGCGCGCGTCGGCCAAGGTGGAGGTGCTGACCCCCGAACAGCTCATCGCGCAGTGTCGCGCCGGCCGGACCGGGGTGACCGTGCATCCGCTGATCGGCGGGCTGCCCCTGGATGAGGGCTGGGAGAGCCTGCGACTGCTGGCCGAACGGGTGCTGCCGGCACTGCAGCCTTAG
- a CDS encoding class I SAM-dependent methyltransferase, with the protein MGAVDRPESRVDASALNGVSETALMTLSGRAYQAAHAEAIIDDPEAIRLVESIAFDFDKFGRRGQEMALRSLAVDRCATTYLHQHPDATVVALAEGFQTSFWRLNAALPDAGFKWVSVDLEPVMRLREQLLPPSPRITNLAQSALDYSWMDQVDSSAGVFITAEGLLMYLQPSQAIDLISACAARFPGGQMFFDLPPTLVKRLAPRGMRSSRHYRVPPMPFSLSARQLAGLTRTVPGISAVHDVPMPKGRGLFFATVFPALWQWGPMKNLRGAYTLLEFG; encoded by the coding sequence ATGGGCGCGGTGGACCGCCCAGAATCCAGAGTCGACGCCAGCGCGCTGAACGGGGTTTCCGAGACCGCCCTGATGACGCTCAGCGGGCGCGCCTATCAGGCCGCGCACGCCGAGGCCATCATCGACGACCCGGAGGCGATTCGACTCGTCGAGTCGATCGCATTCGACTTCGACAAATTCGGCCGTCGCGGCCAGGAGATGGCGTTGCGGTCGCTGGCCGTCGACCGATGCGCGACCACATACCTGCACCAACACCCCGACGCGACGGTTGTCGCGCTTGCCGAAGGCTTCCAAACCAGCTTCTGGCGGTTGAACGCTGCCCTACCCGATGCGGGATTCAAGTGGGTGTCAGTGGATCTGGAGCCGGTGATGCGGCTACGCGAACAGTTGCTGCCGCCGTCGCCGCGCATCACCAACCTGGCGCAGTCGGCACTGGACTACAGCTGGATGGACCAGGTCGACTCCAGCGCCGGTGTCTTCATCACCGCCGAAGGTCTGCTGATGTATCTGCAGCCGAGTCAGGCCATCGACCTGATCTCCGCGTGCGCCGCTCGCTTCCCCGGCGGTCAGATGTTCTTCGATCTGCCCCCGACCCTGGTCAAGCGACTCGCTCCGCGCGGGATGCGTTCATCACGGCACTATCGCGTGCCCCCGATGCCCTTCAGCCTGTCGGCGCGTCAGCTCGCCGGGCTGACCCGCACGGTGCCGGGCATCAGCGCCGTGCACGATGTGCCGATGCCGAAAGGCCGGGGCCTGTTCTTCGCCACCGTGTTTCCGGCGTTGTGGCAGTGGGGGCCCATGAAGAACCTGCGGGGCGCCTACACACTGCTGGAGTTCGGCTGA
- a CDS encoding PPOX class F420-dependent oxidoreductase: MTTPAFSDVYREKYLLLTTFTKDGKPKPTPVWGAPVGDRLWVITDDGSWKTKRINNTPRVTIQKCGALGKPKGEPVEAVARVLPKSETRRVYDAVVKRYWWHAWWFVPHSLVRGGIDKVHIGLEITPAPASS, translated from the coding sequence ATGACGACACCGGCATTCTCCGATGTGTACCGAGAGAAGTACCTGCTGCTCACGACGTTCACCAAGGACGGCAAGCCCAAACCGACCCCGGTGTGGGGCGCGCCCGTCGGGGACCGGCTCTGGGTCATCACCGACGACGGGTCGTGGAAAACCAAGCGGATCAACAACACGCCGCGGGTCACCATCCAAAAGTGCGGGGCCCTGGGCAAACCCAAGGGCGAACCCGTGGAGGCGGTCGCCCGGGTGCTGCCCAAGTCCGAGACCCGGCGGGTCTATGACGCCGTCGTCAAACGGTACTGGTGGCACGCCTGGTGGTTCGTCCCGCACTCGCTGGTGCGCGGTGGGATCGACAAGGTGCACATCGGGCTGGAAATCACTCCGGCACCCGCGAGCAGCTGA
- a CDS encoding acyltransferase: MTTMWGAPIHKRWRGSRLRDPRQAKFLTLASLRWVLANRAYTPWYLVRYWRLLKFKLANPHIITRGMVFLGKGVEIQATPEMSYMEIGRWVHIGDKNTIRAHEGSLRLGDKVVLGRDNVINTYLDIELGDSVLMADWCYVCDFDHKMDDITVPIKDQGIIKSPVRIGPDTWIAAKVTILRDTSVGRGCVLGAHAVVKGVIPDFSIAVGAPAKVVKNRKLAWETSAAERAELAAALADIERKKASQS; the protein is encoded by the coding sequence ATGACGACGATGTGGGGTGCTCCAATCCACAAACGCTGGCGGGGTTCGCGGCTTCGGGACCCGCGCCAGGCCAAATTCCTCACCCTGGCCTCGCTGCGCTGGGTACTGGCCAACCGGGCTTACACGCCGTGGTATCTGGTGCGGTACTGGCGGCTGCTGAAGTTCAAGCTGGCCAACCCGCACATCATCACCCGCGGCATGGTGTTCCTGGGCAAGGGCGTGGAGATCCAGGCCACCCCGGAGATGTCATACATGGAGATCGGCCGCTGGGTGCACATCGGCGACAAGAACACCATCCGGGCGCACGAGGGGTCGCTGCGGCTCGGCGACAAGGTGGTGCTGGGCCGCGACAACGTCATCAACACCTACCTCGACATCGAACTCGGGGATTCGGTGCTGATGGCCGACTGGTGCTACGTCTGCGACTTCGACCACAAGATGGACGACATCACCGTACCGATCAAGGACCAGGGCATCATCAAGAGTCCGGTGCGAATAGGGCCGGACACCTGGATCGCCGCCAAGGTCACCATTCTGCGTGACACCAGCGTCGGCCGTGGTTGCGTCCTGGGCGCCCATGCCGTGGTCAAAGGCGTCATCCCCGACTTCTCGATCGCAGTGGGGGCACCGGCGAAGGTGGTCAAGAACCGCAAACTGGCCTGGGAGACCTCGGCGGCCGAGCGGGCCGAGTTGGCCGCCGCGCTGGCCGACATCGAACGCAAGAAGGCCTCCCAGAGCTGA